In the genome of Pseudomonas putida, one region contains:
- a CDS encoding CoA-acylating methylmalonate-semialdehyde dehydrogenase — MSIVQHLINGELVSKGERTADVFNPSTGESTRKVELASRATIQEAIDSAKAALPAWRNMPPAKRAQVMFRFKQLLEQNEARISQLISEEHGKTLEDAAGELKRGIENVEFACAAPELLKGEYSRNVGPNIDAWSDFQPLGIVAGITPFNFPAMVPLWMYPLAIACGNAFILKPSERDPSSTLFIAQLLHEAGLPKGILNVVHGDKEAVDALIEAPEVKALSFVGSTPIAEYIYAEGTKRGKRVQALGGAKNHAVLMPDADLDNAVSALMGAAYGSCGERCMAISVAVCVGDQVADALIAKLEPQIKALKIGAGTSCGLDMGPLVTAAARDKVVGYIDDGVAAGAKLVVDGRGLRVTGHEDGYFVGGTLFDHVTPEMRIYKEEIFGPVLCVVRVKSLEEAMQLINEHEYGNGTCIFTRDGEAARLFCDEIEVGMVGVNVPLPVPVAYHSFGGWKRSLFGDLHAYGPDGVRFYTRRKAITQRWPQRASHEASQFAFPSL; from the coding sequence ATGAGCATCGTTCAGCACCTGATCAACGGCGAGCTGGTTTCCAAAGGCGAGCGCACCGCCGATGTCTTCAACCCATCCACTGGCGAGAGTACTCGTAAGGTCGAACTGGCCAGCCGCGCAACCATTCAAGAGGCCATCGACTCGGCCAAGGCCGCCCTCCCGGCCTGGCGTAACATGCCGCCGGCCAAGCGCGCCCAGGTGATGTTCCGCTTCAAGCAACTGCTGGAGCAGAACGAAGCACGCATCTCGCAACTGATCAGCGAAGAGCACGGCAAGACCTTGGAAGACGCCGCGGGCGAGCTCAAGCGCGGTATCGAGAACGTCGAGTTTGCCTGTGCTGCCCCTGAGCTGCTCAAGGGTGAGTACAGCCGCAACGTTGGCCCGAACATCGATGCTTGGTCTGACTTCCAGCCGCTGGGCATCGTCGCTGGCATCACCCCATTCAACTTCCCGGCGATGGTGCCGCTGTGGATGTACCCGTTGGCCATCGCCTGTGGCAATGCCTTCATTCTCAAGCCGTCCGAACGTGACCCAAGCTCGACCCTGTTCATCGCCCAACTGCTGCATGAGGCCGGCCTGCCCAAAGGCATCCTGAATGTCGTCCACGGCGACAAAGAGGCGGTCGATGCATTGATTGAGGCGCCAGAGGTCAAGGCCCTGAGCTTCGTTGGCTCGACGCCGATCGCTGAATACATCTATGCCGAAGGCACCAAGCGCGGCAAGCGCGTCCAAGCCCTGGGCGGTGCCAAGAACCATGCCGTGCTGATGCCCGATGCCGACTTGGACAATGCTGTCAGTGCTCTGATGGGGGCCGCTTATGGTTCTTGCGGCGAGCGTTGCATGGCTATCTCGGTGGCTGTGTGCGTGGGCGACCAGGTCGCCGATGCGCTGATCGCCAAGCTGGAGCCGCAGATCAAAGCGCTGAAGATCGGTGCTGGCACTTCCTGTGGACTGGACATGGGCCCGTTGGTGACCGCAGCTGCTCGTGACAAAGTGGTTGGCTATATCGATGACGGCGTGGCGGCTGGCGCCAAGCTGGTAGTCGATGGTCGTGGTCTGCGCGTGACCGGTCATGAGGACGGCTATTTTGTTGGCGGCACGTTGTTCGACCACGTGACGCCGGAAATGCGCATCTATAAAGAAGAGATCTTCGGGCCAGTGCTGTGCGTCGTGCGCGTGAAGAGCCTGGAAGAGGCCATGCAACTGATCAATGAGCATGAGTACGGTAACGGCACCTGTATCTTCACTCGTGACGGTGAAGCTGCGCGGCTTTTCTGTGACGAGATCGAAGTGGGCATGGTGGGTGTGAACGTGCCGCTGCCGGTGCCGGTTGCCTACCACAGCTTCGGTGGTTGGAAGCGTTCGCTGTTCGGCGATCTGCATGCCTATGGCCCGGATGGTGTACGTTTCTATACCCGTCGCAAGGCCATCACCCAGCGTTGGCCGCAACGCGCCAGCCATGAGGCTTCGCAGTTCGCCTTCCCAAGCCTGTAA
- a CDS encoding aspartate aminotransferase family protein, with protein MNMPETAMTGIASQLKLDAHWMPYTANRNFQRDPRLIVAAEGNHLVDDKGRKVFDALSGLWTCGAGHTRKEITEAVSRQMGVLDYSPAFQFGHPLAFQLAEKITELTPGDLNHVFFTNSGSECCDTALKMVRAYWRLKGQATKTKIIGRARGYHGVNIAGTSLGGVNGNRKLFGQLLDVDHLPHTVLPGNVFTKGMPEEGGIALADEMLKLIELHDASNIAAVIVEPLAGSAGVLPPPKGYLKRLREICTQHNILLIFDEVITGFGRMGAMTGSEAFGVTPDLMCIAKQVTNGAIPMGAVIASSEIYQTFMNQPTPEYAVEFPHGYTYSAHPVACAAGIAALDLLQKENLVQSAAELAPHFEKVLHGIKGTKNVIDIRNYGLAGAIQIAARDGDAIVRPYEAAMKLWKAGFYVRFGGDTLQFGPTFNTQPQELDRLFDAVGEALNQID; from the coding sequence ATGAACATGCCCGAAACCGCCATGACCGGTATTGCTAGCCAGCTCAAGCTGGACGCCCACTGGATGCCCTACACTGCCAACCGCAACTTCCAACGCGACCCGCGCCTGATCGTCGCGGCCGAAGGCAATCACCTGGTCGATGACAAGGGCCGTAAGGTGTTCGATGCGCTGTCGGGCCTGTGGACCTGTGGCGCCGGGCACACCCGTAAGGAAATCACCGAGGCAGTGTCGCGCCAAATGGGCGTGCTGGACTACTCGCCGGCCTTCCAGTTCGGCCACCCACTGGCCTTCCAACTGGCTGAAAAGATCACCGAGCTGACCCCGGGTGATCTGAACCACGTCTTCTTCACCAACTCCGGCTCCGAGTGTTGTGACACTGCGTTGAAGATGGTGCGTGCCTACTGGCGTCTGAAAGGCCAGGCGACCAAGACCAAGATCATCGGTCGTGCTCGTGGCTACCATGGGGTGAACATCGCCGGCACCAGCCTCGGTGGTGTCAACGGCAACCGCAAGCTGTTCGGTCAACTGCTGGACGTCGACCACCTGCCTCACACCGTACTGCCGGGCAACGTCTTCACCAAAGGCATGCCAGAGGAGGGCGGTATCGCCCTGGCGGACGAGATGCTCAAGCTGATCGAGTTGCACGACGCCTCGAACATCGCTGCCGTGATCGTCGAACCCCTGGCAGGCTCGGCAGGTGTTCTGCCACCGCCGAAGGGCTATCTGAAGCGTCTGCGCGAGATCTGCACTCAGCACAACATCCTTTTGATCTTCGATGAAGTCATCACCGGCTTCGGTCGCATGGGCGCCATGACCGGCTCCGAAGCGTTCGGCGTGACCCCGGATCTGATGTGCATCGCCAAGCAAGTCACCAACGGTGCCATCCCGATGGGCGCGGTGATCGCCAGCAGCGAGATCTACCAGACGTTCATGAACCAGCCGACACCGGAATACGCCGTGGAATTCCCCCATGGCTATACCTATTCAGCCCACCCGGTTGCCTGCGCTGCCGGTATCGCCGCGCTGGACCTGCTGCAGAAAGAAAACCTGGTGCAGTCGGCCGCCGAGCTGGCGCCGCATTTCGAGAAGGTGCTGCACGGTATCAAGGGCACCAAGAACGTCATCGACATCCGTAACTATGGTCTGGCTGGTGCCATCCAGATCGCCGCCCGTGACGGCGATGCCATCGTGCGTCCGTACGAGGCGGCGATGAAACTGTGGAAGGCAGGCTTCTATGTCCGCTTCGGTGGCGACACCTTGCAGTTCGGCCCAACCTTCAACACCCAGCCGCAGGAGCTGGATCGCCTGTTCGACGCGGTGGGCGAAGCGCTGAACCAGATCGACTGA
- a CDS encoding LysR family transcriptional regulator gives MKRPQPLAQVSDFDIRLLKIYRSVVECGGFSAAENVLGIGRSAISQQMNDLEQRLGLRLCQRGRAGFSLTEEGREVYHSALQLLSALETFRTEVNGLHQHLRGELNIGLTDNLVTLPHMRITHALAELKDRGPDVRIQIRMIAPSQVEQGVLDGSLHVGVVPQTSPLSGLEYQPLYSERSLLYCAVGHPLFYADDQQIDDERLNSQDAIAPTFRLPADIQAHYQALHCTASASDREGMAFLILTGRYIGYLPDHYATFWVQQGRLRALKPLERFYDLSLSWVTRKGRRPNLVLESFLESLAATR, from the coding sequence GTGAAACGCCCACAGCCCCTAGCCCAGGTCAGCGACTTCGATATCCGCCTGCTCAAGATCTACCGCAGCGTCGTGGAATGCGGAGGTTTCTCCGCCGCCGAGAACGTCCTCGGCATTGGCCGCTCAGCGATCAGCCAACAAATGAACGACCTGGAGCAACGCTTGGGCCTGCGTCTGTGCCAACGGGGGCGCGCGGGTTTCTCGCTGACCGAAGAAGGCCGGGAGGTCTACCACTCGGCCCTGCAACTGCTCAGCGCCCTGGAGACCTTCCGCACCGAAGTCAATGGCCTGCACCAGCACCTGCGAGGCGAGTTGAACATCGGCCTGACCGACAATCTGGTGACCCTGCCGCACATGCGCATCACCCACGCCTTGGCCGAACTCAAGGATCGCGGCCCCGATGTACGCATCCAGATCCGCATGATCGCCCCCAGCCAGGTCGAGCAAGGCGTGCTCGATGGCAGCCTGCACGTTGGCGTGGTGCCACAGACCAGCCCGCTTTCGGGCCTGGAGTACCAGCCCCTCTACAGCGAACGCTCGCTGCTCTACTGCGCCGTCGGGCACCCGCTGTTCTACGCCGATGACCAGCAGATCGACGACGAACGCCTCAACAGCCAGGACGCCATCGCCCCAACCTTCCGCCTGCCCGCCGATATACAGGCGCATTACCAGGCGTTGCATTGCACGGCGAGCGCATCGGACCGCGAAGGCATGGCGTTTCTCATCCTCACCGGGCGCTACATCGGCTACTTACCCGACCACTACGCGACGTTCTGGGTCCAGCAGGGGCGCCTGCGGGCACTCAAGCCTCTGGAGCGCTTCTATGACCTGAGCCTGAGCTGGGTCACGCGCAAGGGGCGACGTCCGAACCTGGTGCTCGAGAGCTTCCTGGAGAGTCTGGCTGCGACACGTTGA
- a CDS encoding TetR/AcrR family transcriptional regulator, with protein sequence MTLEVPAHRPPLSGKPAGRIRQKNEQAIIQAAEDEFARHGFKGTSMNTIALKAGLPKANLHYYFTNKLGLYIAVLSNIIELWDSTFNALSVEDDPAQALSHYIRTKMEFSRRNPQASRIFAMEVISGGNCLSEYFSADYREWFRGRAAVFQAWMDAGKMDRVDPVHLIFLLWGSTQHYADFATQICQVTGRSRLTKQDMEDASNNLIHIILKGCGITPTA encoded by the coding sequence ATGACCCTTGAAGTTCCCGCGCATCGTCCACCCCTTTCGGGCAAACCCGCAGGCCGCATTCGCCAGAAGAACGAGCAGGCCATCATCCAGGCCGCCGAGGACGAGTTCGCCCGCCACGGCTTCAAGGGCACCAGCATGAACACCATTGCCCTGAAGGCCGGCCTGCCCAAGGCAAACCTGCATTACTACTTCACCAACAAGCTTGGCCTGTACATCGCCGTGCTCAGCAACATCATCGAGCTGTGGGACAGCACCTTCAACGCCCTGAGCGTCGAGGACGATCCTGCCCAAGCCCTGAGCCACTACATCCGTACCAAGATGGAGTTTTCCCGGCGTAACCCACAGGCCTCGCGGATCTTCGCCATGGAAGTCATCAGCGGCGGAAACTGCCTGAGCGAATACTTCAGTGCCGACTACCGCGAATGGTTCCGTGGCCGAGCGGCGGTGTTCCAGGCCTGGATGGATGCTGGCAAGATGGACCGCGTCGACCCCGTTCACCTGATCTTCCTGCTCTGGGGCAGCACCCAGCATTATGCCGACTTCGCCACACAGATCTGCCAGGTCACCGGGCGCAGTCGCCTGACCAAGCAGGACATGGAAGACGCCAGCAACAACCTTATCCACATCATTCTCAAAGGCTGCGGCATCACCCCGACGGCCTGA
- a CDS encoding IMPACT family protein, with protein MPSTLLDLCEFREEIRKSRFITLAGPITSAAEAMSFIERHSDLAATHNCWAWKLGAQYRSSDDGEPGGTAGRPILAAIEAQDCDQVVVLVIRWYGGIQLGTGGLARAYGGGANKCLQQAPKRVLVQRSEYRCSCTFSELALLKLRLAEVDGLVLDEQFTANGVDLQVAVGESHVQTLQQQLADLSRGRIRLEPCE; from the coding sequence ATGCCTTCTACCCTGCTTGACCTCTGCGAGTTCCGCGAGGAAATCCGCAAGAGCCGCTTCATCACTCTGGCCGGCCCGATCACCAGTGCCGCCGAGGCGATGAGCTTCATAGAACGCCACAGCGACTTGGCTGCGACCCACAACTGTTGGGCCTGGAAGCTCGGCGCCCAGTACCGCAGCAGTGATGACGGTGAACCCGGGGGCACTGCCGGGCGGCCGATCCTTGCCGCGATCGAAGCCCAGGACTGCGACCAGGTCGTGGTGCTGGTGATCCGCTGGTACGGTGGCATCCAGCTTGGCACTGGCGGTCTGGCCAGGGCCTATGGCGGCGGCGCCAACAAATGCCTGCAACAGGCACCCAAGCGCGTGCTGGTCCAGCGCAGCGAATATCGCTGCAGTTGCACCTTCAGTGAACTGGCACTACTCAAGTTGCGCCTGGCGGAAGTCGACGGCCTGGTGCTGGACGAACAGTTCACCGCCAACGGCGTGGACCTGCAGGTGGCGGTCGGCGAATCTCATGTGCAGACACTGCAACAGCAACTGGCTGACCTAAGCCGCGGGCGCATTCGCCTGGAACCCTGCGAGTGA
- a CDS encoding SDR family oxidoreductase — protein sequence MSTSKTALIIGASRGLGLGLVQRLHEDGWNIIATVRDPQKADALRAVPGVRIETLEMNDTAQLDALRERLQGEVLDLLFINAGVMGPLPQDLETVDTDALGALFMTNAVAPIRVARRLVGQVREGTGVLAFMSSILGSVTIPDGGEICLYKASKAALNSMINSFVVELQRPDLCVLAMHPGWVKTEMGGENAEIDVLTSTRGMLEQVKAQSGSAGLRFINYKGEALIW from the coding sequence ATGTCCACCTCCAAAACTGCCTTGATCATCGGCGCCTCCCGCGGGCTGGGCCTGGGCCTGGTGCAACGCCTGCACGAGGACGGCTGGAACATCATCGCCACCGTGCGCGACCCACAGAAGGCCGATGCCTTGCGTGCCGTGCCCGGTGTGCGCATCGAAACCCTGGAAATGAACGACACCGCCCAGCTCGATGCTCTGCGAGAGCGCCTGCAGGGCGAAGTACTGGACCTGCTGTTCATCAACGCCGGGGTCATGGGACCACTGCCACAGGACCTGGAAACAGTGGACACCGACGCGCTGGGCGCGCTGTTCATGACCAATGCCGTGGCACCGATCCGCGTCGCCCGTCGCCTGGTCGGACAGGTGCGTGAGGGCACTGGCGTGCTCGCCTTCATGAGCTCGATTCTGGGGAGCGTGACCATCCCCGACGGCGGCGAGATCTGCCTGTACAAAGCCAGCAAGGCAGCCCTCAATTCGATGATCAACAGCTTCGTGGTCGAGCTGCAGCGTCCGGATCTCTGCGTACTGGCCATGCACCCGGGCTGGGTGAAAACCGAAATGGGTGGTGAGAACGCCGAAATCGATGTACTCACCAGCACCCGCGGCATGCTCGAGCAGGTCAAGGCGCAAAGCGGCAGCGCAGGTCTTCGCTTCATCAATTACAAAGGCGAAGCGCTGATCTGGTGA
- a CDS encoding adenosine deaminase yields MYDWLNALPKAELHMHLEGSLEPELLFALAERNKIALPWADVETLRSAYAFNNLQEFLDLYYQGADVLRTEQDFYDLTWAYLQRCKAQNVVHTEPFFDPQTHTDRGIPFEVVLNGINQALKDGREQLGIGSGLILSFLRHLSEEQAQQTLDQALPWRDAFIAVGLDSSEKGHPPSKFQRVFDRARSEGFLTVAHAGEEGPPEYIWEALDLLKVQRIDHGVRAIEDERLMQRIIDEQIPLTVCPLSNTKLCVFEHMGQHNILDMLERGVKVTVNSDDPAYFGGYITENFHALHTHLGMTQNQAQRLAQNSLDARLVR; encoded by the coding sequence ATGTATGACTGGCTCAACGCCTTGCCCAAGGCCGAACTGCACATGCACCTGGAGGGCTCGCTGGAGCCGGAACTGCTGTTCGCCCTGGCCGAACGCAACAAGATCGCCCTGCCCTGGGCCGATGTGGAAACCCTGCGTAGCGCCTATGCCTTCAATAACCTGCAGGAGTTTCTCGACCTCTACTACCAGGGCGCCGACGTACTGCGCACCGAGCAAGACTTCTATGACCTGACCTGGGCCTACCTGCAACGTTGCAAAGCCCAGAACGTGGTGCACACCGAACCCTTTTTCGATCCACAGACCCACACCGATCGGGGTATCCCCTTCGAAGTGGTGCTCAATGGCATCAATCAGGCGCTCAAGGATGGCCGTGAGCAATTGGGCATCGGCAGCGGCCTGATCCTGAGCTTTCTGCGCCACCTCAGCGAAGAGCAAGCACAACAGACCCTCGATCAGGCACTGCCCTGGCGTGACGCGTTCATCGCCGTAGGCCTGGACAGCTCGGAAAAAGGCCATCCACCGAGCAAGTTCCAGCGTGTCTTCGACCGAGCCCGCAGCGAAGGTTTCCTGACTGTCGCTCATGCCGGCGAGGAAGGCCCGCCCGAGTACATCTGGGAAGCCCTCGACCTGCTGAAGGTCCAACGTATCGATCACGGCGTACGCGCGATCGAGGACGAGCGGCTGATGCAGCGCATCATCGACGAGCAGATCCCGCTGACGGTGTGCCCACTGTCGAACACCAAGCTATGCGTGTTCGAACACATGGGCCAACACAACATTCTCGACATGCTCGAACGTGGTGTGAAGGTGACGGTGAACTCCGATGACCCGGCCTACTTCGGTGGCTATATCACCGAGAACTTCCACGCGTTGCACACCCATCTGGGCATGACCCAGAACCAAGCCCAGCGCCTGGCGCAGAACAGCCTGGACGCCCGACTGGTTCGATAA
- a CDS encoding ArsR/SmtB family transcription factor translates to MKAVSSIAQIAGLMADPKRSAMLWALIDGVPRPADELALMTGLTSSSACAHLSLLSSAGLLRLESRGRKRYFRLATPQVGAAVEALASVHLESRGQRSSQATPLQVPMSMRRARRCGDHLGGELAADLLHRLIVAGWLEGTQQQPRVSLEGRAQLAAVGVYTEALASGQKNGCMICHCNEWSDQGPHLGGSLGHALFRLFLQSGWLCEQEGSRALQISPLGVQQINRIARMPALQVG, encoded by the coding sequence ATGAAAGCAGTCAGCAGTATCGCCCAGATAGCCGGCCTGATGGCCGACCCCAAGCGCAGCGCCATGTTATGGGCATTGATCGACGGGGTCCCTCGCCCTGCCGATGAATTGGCCCTGATGACTGGGCTGACATCGTCGTCCGCCTGTGCGCACCTGTCGTTGTTGTCGTCGGCGGGCTTGCTCAGGCTGGAATCACGTGGTCGCAAGCGCTATTTCCGTCTGGCCACGCCACAGGTGGGGGCGGCGGTGGAAGCCTTGGCCAGCGTGCACCTCGAAAGCCGTGGGCAAAGGTCCTCACAAGCGACACCCTTGCAGGTGCCCATGTCCATGCGTCGGGCGCGGCGCTGCGGCGACCATCTCGGCGGAGAACTTGCCGCCGATCTGCTGCATCGGCTGATCGTGGCCGGGTGGCTGGAAGGTACCCAGCAGCAGCCGAGGGTCAGCCTTGAAGGCCGCGCACAGTTGGCCGCTGTCGGGGTCTACACCGAGGCGTTGGCATCTGGCCAGAAAAACGGCTGCATGATTTGCCACTGCAATGAGTGGAGCGACCAGGGCCCGCATCTGGGAGGCAGCTTGGGACATGCCTTGTTCAGGCTGTTCCTGCAGTCGGGTTGGTTGTGTGAACAGGAAGGCTCGCGGGCGTTGCAGATTTCACCGCTGGGCGTCCAGCAGATCAACCGCATCGCCCGCATGCCTGCCCTGCAGGTGGGCTAG
- a CDS encoding multidrug effflux MFS transporter — MNLRIVLILGALSAFGPLAIDFYLPAFPAMAQAFGTDEKHVQSTLAAYFLGLSLGQLAYGPVADRFGRRAPLLFGITLFTLASLACAYAPNLETLVLARFVQALGGCAGMVLSRAIVSDKCDPVASAKVFSQLMLVMGLAPILAPMLGGVLVNVSGWQSIFLALSLFSAACLLAVSLGLPESLPPDMPRQPLSGALRQYLRLLGDRVFLGHALTGGVAIAGMFAYIAGSPFVFIKLYGVPAEHYGWLFGTNAAGFILMAQVNARLLAKRGPAFLLARAVWLYLLAGLALLCVAALRPAPLWPLLVPLFLCIASLGCIIPNASACAMSGQGARAGSASALMGCVQFSVAAGAAALVGVLHDGSAVPMALVISLCGALVVSVAMLTRRLQARRPA, encoded by the coding sequence ATGAACCTGCGAATAGTGTTGATCCTGGGCGCCCTCAGTGCGTTCGGGCCCTTGGCGATCGACTTCTACCTGCCCGCCTTCCCCGCCATGGCGCAAGCCTTCGGTACTGACGAAAAGCACGTCCAGAGCACCCTGGCGGCCTATTTCCTCGGCCTGTCCCTGGGCCAGTTGGCCTATGGCCCGGTGGCCGACCGCTTTGGCCGACGTGCGCCGCTGTTGTTCGGCATCACGCTGTTCACCTTGGCTTCGCTGGCCTGCGCCTATGCGCCGAACCTAGAGACGCTGGTCTTGGCTCGTTTTGTCCAGGCATTGGGTGGTTGTGCGGGGATGGTGCTGTCGCGAGCCATTGTCAGCGACAAATGCGACCCCGTGGCCTCGGCCAAGGTGTTCTCGCAGTTGATGCTGGTGATGGGACTGGCGCCAATCCTGGCGCCGATGCTGGGCGGGGTGCTGGTCAACGTGTCGGGCTGGCAGTCGATCTTCCTGGCCTTGAGCCTGTTCAGCGCAGCCTGTCTGCTCGCGGTGAGCCTGGGGCTGCCGGAAAGCCTGCCGCCAGATATGCCACGCCAACCGCTGTCGGGTGCTCTGCGCCAGTACCTGCGCTTGCTCGGCGATCGGGTGTTTCTGGGGCATGCATTGACCGGTGGTGTCGCCATCGCCGGCATGTTCGCCTACATCGCCGGTTCACCCTTCGTGTTCATCAAGCTGTATGGCGTACCCGCCGAGCACTATGGCTGGCTGTTCGGTACCAACGCCGCGGGCTTCATCCTCATGGCCCAGGTCAACGCGCGTCTGTTGGCCAAGCGCGGCCCGGCGTTCCTGTTGGCACGGGCGGTCTGGCTGTACCTGCTGGCGGGTTTGGCGCTGCTGTGTGTCGCGGCGCTGCGGCCGGCCCCGTTGTGGCCCCTGCTGGTGCCGTTGTTCCTGTGTATTGCCAGCCTGGGCTGCATCATTCCCAACGCATCGGCGTGCGCCATGAGTGGTCAGGGCGCCAGGGCTGGGAGTGCCTCGGCGTTGATGGGCTGCGTGCAGTTCAGCGTGGCAGCCGGCGCTGCAGCGCTGGTCGGCGTGCTGCATGATGGCAGTGCAGTGCCCATGGCCTTGGTGATCAGCTTGTGTGGCGCACTGGTGGTCAGTGTCGCGATGCTGACTCGGCGTTTGCAGGCCAGGCGTCCCGCATGA
- a CDS encoding heavy-metal-associated domain-containing protein: protein MQVFNVQGMTCGHCVKAVTRAVQAQDAAAQVQVDLPGKQVRVQSQLAVEQILAAIREQGYEAEVA, encoded by the coding sequence ATGCAAGTGTTCAATGTTCAAGGCATGACCTGCGGCCATTGCGTGAAGGCGGTAACCCGAGCGGTGCAGGCGCAGGACGCGGCCGCTCAGGTGCAGGTCGATCTACCGGGCAAGCAGGTACGCGTGCAGAGCCAGTTGGCCGTTGAGCAGATCTTGGCGGCGATTCGTGAGCAAGGGTATGAGGCCGAAGTCGCCTGA